A section of the Pseudomonas fluorescens genome encodes:
- a CDS encoding non-ribosomal peptide synthetase: protein MQANALNDLIDRFIKLPVTQRKTLYEQMSAKGMSLSRLPIPQTRHAFAQIPLSFAQERQWFLWLLDPASAAYNLPTALRLRGPLDIDALQRSFDTLIERHQSLRTRFVEEPQGVMQVIEPRSALVLEVTRENSATAGFIKDFVERQSRQPFDLRHDPLLRVKLLRVADDDHVLALVQHHIVSDDWSMHMMVQELVELYGGYSQGLSVELEALPIQYTDYAIWQRRWMEAGESERQLAYWRGQLGGEQPVLELPTDRSRPAVQSYRGANVTVTVPPALAQELKQLAQQSNVTLFMLLLASFQALLHHYSRQADIRVGVPVANRNRVETERLLGFFVNTQVLRARFDEPLSFRELLAQVKQTALEAQAHQDLPFEQLVEALQPARNLSLNPLFQVMFNHLSEHQGAAAGQPSPSSALHVESLGREHSTAQFDLTLNTFESAQGLSATLNYATDLFDASTIERLGQHWLNLLERCMAAPQQPIDTLSLLSDVQQQRLLGWNHTDTAYPLERCVHQWIEQQVERTPDAPALIFGEQRLTYAELNQQANALAHRLIDQGAGPDGLVGIALERSLEMVIGLLAILKAGGAYVPLDPEYPSDRLAYMMQDSGITLLLSQRSLLDTLPVPANVRTLCLDEPAPDTYASTNPQVCLNPQNLAYVIYTSGSTGKPKGAANRHCALVNRLCWMQQAYGLTAHDTVLQKTPFSFDVSVWEFFWPLMTGARLAIANPGDHRDPARLVELINRHHVTTLHFVPSMLQVFLADAQVSRCSGLQRIVCSGEALSADAQRQVFAKLPGARLYNLYGPTEAAIDVTHWTCREEGRSSVPIGQPIANLSTWVLNAELALVPPGVIGELYLAGEGLARGYHQRPALTAERFVASPYAKGERLYRTGDLARQRPDGVIEYVGRIDHQVKIRGLRIELGEIEALLLAQDEVHEAAVLAVDTATGLQLVGYIVPASGSDSLALRDLLKARLKVHLPDYMVPAHWLFLDRLPLSPNGKLERKALPKPDISQVQKTYVAPNSPLQQQIAAIWQDVLKIEPIGLEDHFFELGGHSLLVVSVVSRLQLELGMQLTPQLMFQHPTLGAFAAQLEQQAGPVSAQKLDTLEALLDEMEEF from the coding sequence ATGCAAGCCAATGCCCTGAACGACTTGATTGACCGTTTTATCAAGTTGCCGGTTACCCAGCGCAAAACCCTTTATGAGCAAATGAGCGCCAAGGGTATGAGCTTGTCGCGCCTGCCGATTCCACAAACCCGGCATGCCTTCGCGCAAATACCCTTGTCGTTCGCCCAGGAACGCCAGTGGTTTCTATGGCTGCTGGACCCTGCCAGCGCGGCCTATAACCTGCCGACGGCCTTGCGCCTGCGTGGCCCGCTGGATATCGATGCGCTGCAACGCAGCTTCGATACCCTGATCGAGCGGCACCAGAGCCTGCGTACCCGATTTGTCGAAGAGCCGCAGGGCGTGATGCAGGTGATCGAGCCGCGAAGCGCGCTGGTGCTGGAGGTCACGCGTGAAAACAGCGCCACCGCTGGTTTTATCAAGGACTTCGTCGAACGCCAGAGCCGTCAACCATTCGATTTGCGCCACGATCCGTTGCTGCGGGTGAAGTTGCTGCGCGTTGCTGACGACGATCATGTGCTGGCGCTGGTTCAGCACCATATCGTCTCCGATGACTGGTCGATGCACATGATGGTCCAGGAATTGGTAGAGCTGTACGGTGGCTACTCCCAAGGGCTGTCCGTCGAGCTGGAAGCACTGCCGATTCAGTACACCGATTACGCTATCTGGCAGCGCCGCTGGATGGAAGCCGGGGAAAGCGAACGCCAGCTGGCTTACTGGAGGGGCCAACTGGGCGGCGAGCAACCGGTCCTGGAGTTGCCCACTGATCGTTCGCGACCCGCCGTACAGAGCTACCGTGGGGCGAACGTCACGGTCACGGTTCCCCCGGCACTGGCACAGGAACTCAAGCAGCTTGCCCAACAGAGCAATGTGACGCTGTTCATGCTGCTGCTCGCCTCGTTCCAGGCACTTTTGCACCATTACAGCCGCCAGGCCGACATTCGTGTCGGCGTGCCCGTGGCCAATCGCAACCGGGTAGAAACCGAGCGTCTGCTGGGCTTTTTTGTTAACACCCAAGTGCTCAGGGCACGTTTCGATGAACCGCTGTCCTTTCGCGAACTGTTGGCCCAGGTCAAACAAACGGCGCTAGAAGCCCAAGCGCATCAGGACCTGCCCTTCGAGCAACTGGTCGAAGCCCTGCAACCAGCGCGTAACCTGAGCCTCAACCCGTTGTTCCAGGTGATGTTCAACCACCTCAGCGAACACCAGGGCGCCGCAGCCGGCCAACCGTCACCTTCCTCCGCCCTGCACGTCGAGAGCCTGGGCAGGGAGCACTCTACCGCGCAATTCGACCTGACCCTCAACACCTTTGAATCAGCCCAGGGTCTGTCTGCAACCCTGAACTACGCCACCGACCTGTTTGACGCCAGCACCATTGAGCGCCTCGGGCAACATTGGCTGAACTTGCTGGAACGCTGCATGGCGGCGCCGCAGCAGCCTATCGACACCTTGTCGTTACTCAGCGACGTGCAGCAGCAGCGTCTATTGGGCTGGAACCATACCGACACGGCCTACCCCCTTGAGCGCTGTGTTCACCAGTGGATCGAACAGCAAGTCGAACGCACTCCCGACGCGCCAGCACTGATTTTTGGCGAGCAGCGGCTGACCTATGCCGAGCTCAATCAGCAGGCCAACGCGTTGGCCCATCGCCTGATCGACCAGGGCGCAGGCCCCGACGGGCTGGTGGGCATTGCGCTCGAGCGCAGCCTGGAAATGGTCATTGGCCTGCTGGCCATCCTCAAGGCCGGCGGTGCCTATGTGCCACTGGACCCTGAATACCCGAGCGACCGCCTGGCCTACATGATGCAGGACAGCGGCATTACCTTGCTGCTCAGCCAACGGTCCTTGCTTGATACCCTGCCAGTGCCTGCAAACGTTCGCACACTGTGCCTGGATGAACCGGCCCCGGACACTTACGCCAGCACCAACCCCCAGGTTTGCCTTAACCCGCAAAACCTGGCCTATGTGATCTACACCTCCGGCTCGACCGGCAAGCCCAAAGGTGCGGCCAACCGACATTGCGCACTGGTCAACCGTTTGTGCTGGATGCAACAGGCCTACGGCCTCACGGCGCACGATACGGTACTGCAAAAAACCCCATTCAGTTTTGACGTATCCGTCTGGGAATTTTTCTGGCCGTTGATGACCGGCGCTCGCCTGGCGATTGCCAACCCTGGCGACCATCGTGATCCGGCCCGACTGGTCGAGTTGATCAATCGGCATCACGTCACCACCCTGCACTTCGTGCCGTCGATGCTTCAAGTGTTCCTGGCCGACGCGCAAGTGTCCCGGTGCAGCGGCTTGCAACGTATCGTGTGCAGCGGCGAGGCACTGTCAGCCGATGCCCAGCGGCAGGTGTTCGCCAAATTGCCGGGCGCGCGGCTGTACAACCTCTATGGCCCGACCGAAGCCGCCATCGACGTGACCCATTGGACCTGCCGTGAAGAGGGGCGCAGCAGCGTCCCGATCGGCCAGCCTATCGCCAACCTCAGCACCTGGGTCCTCAACGCAGAGCTGGCGCTCGTCCCGCCTGGAGTGATCGGCGAGCTGTACCTCGCTGGCGAAGGCCTTGCCCGGGGTTACCACCAACGACCGGCGCTGACGGCCGAGCGCTTTGTCGCCAGCCCCTATGCCAAAGGCGAACGCCTCTACCGCACGGGCGACCTGGCGCGCCAGCGTCCTGACGGGGTTATCGAGTACGTCGGGCGTATCGACCATCAAGTGAAAATTCGTGGTTTGCGCATCGAGCTGGGTGAAATCGAGGCACTGTTGCTGGCGCAAGACGAGGTGCATGAAGCCGCCGTGCTGGCCGTTGATACCGCCACCGGCTTGCAGCTGGTCGGGTACATCGTTCCCGCTTCGGGCAGCGACAGCCTGGCCCTGCGCGACCTGCTCAAGGCGCGCCTCAAGGTGCATCTGCCGGACTACATGGTGCCGGCACATTGGCTTTTCCTCGATCGATTGCCGTTGAGTCCGAATGGAAAGCTGGAGCGCAAGGCACTGCCAAAACCGGACATCAGTCAGGTACAAAAAACCTACGTCGCCCCCAATAGCCCCCTGCAACAGCAGATAGCGGCGATCTGGCAGGACGTCCTGAAAATCGAGCCCATCGGGCTTGAAGATCACTTCTTTGAACTGGGTGGGCATTCGCTGTTGGTCGTCAGCGTGGTCTCGCGCCTGCAATTGGAGCTGGGCATGCAGTTGACGCCGCAGTTGATGTTCCAACACCCGACCCTGGGCGCGTTTGCGGCCCAGCTTGAGCAGCAGGCCGGGCCCGTCAGCGCGCAAAAGCTGGACACGCTTGAAGCCCTGCTCGATGAAATGGAGGAGTTCTGA